Proteins from a single region of Neodiprion virginianus isolate iyNeoVirg1 chromosome 4, iyNeoVirg1.1, whole genome shotgun sequence:
- the LOC124303878 gene encoding carbonic anhydrase 9-like isoform X1 — MIKLFGVFLAISLNTPSFLAAHVLSKRENFPRLPDSPELIDDPYSEAILWAEENDRAGDVLDHDQGNADHSNSWTLAYLTTILKNPEDYQDPETQQDDGLLETDQNQYPHEESEDQRDDEIRLVPAAKQTTHEVQETQYKEQRGKQENIGTHGNSEKKREGEFKDHGNKVYLFSSQGPQTRGNMGLFQREFSRLVPFGLQDPPSTRQDKPDVSTTNGNPSPTEAQQPAGDTGHFSYSHPEEWSRDSPECSGKFQSPVNLESNKLVALDVPPSLIWTGYWNLPQNLTITDNGHSVELSGSWEKAMTPFISGGPLTGDYAFSQLHFHWGPRDSVGSEHTIDNKSFPMEMHMVHYKRDYQTFAEALKHDDGLAVVAFLFEMSDMPNLGINLLENSFCKLHKKLNVRIPVIPYPLAMLHHTFQDDYVFYIGSLTTPPCREIVTWLVSSSPLTISEKQLDSFRKISNKWPEKENYRPRQPLNGRNLYYATH; from the exons ATGATCAAACTGTTCGGAGTTTTTTTAGCCATTAGTTTAAACACACCATCATTTCTTGCCGCTCATGTGCTTtcaaaacgtgaaaattttccgcGCCTTCCAG ACAGTCCGGAACTGATCGACGATCCCTATAGTGAAGCGATTTTGTGGGCAGAAGAAAATGACCGTGCGGGAGACGTCCTTGATCACGATCAAGGTAACGCTGACCATTCAAATTCATGGACTCTGGCATATTTAACgaccattttgaaaaatcccgAAGATTATCAAGACCCGGAAACGCAGCAAGATGATGGTCTACTCGAGACTGATCAGAACCAGTATCCGCATGAAGAATCCGAAGATCAGAGAGACGATGAAATACGGTTAGTTCCTGCAGCAAAACAGACCACACACGAAGTACAAGAAACACAATACAAAGAGCAGCGGGGAAAACAGGAAAACATTGGGACACATggaaattcggaaaaaaaacgagaggGTGAATTCAAGGATCATGGAAACAAAGTCTATTTGTTCAGTTCTCAGGGGCCACAGACACGCGGCAACATGGGACTATTTCAACGAGAATTTTCACGCTTGGTACCGTTTGGTCTGCAAGATCCACCATCAACGCGACAGGACAAACCCGATGTCAGTACGACAAATGGAAATCCTTCGCCGACTGAGGCACAGCAGCCTGCTGGTGATACCGGTCACTTCTCGTATAGTCATCCTGAGGAATGGTCTCGAGACAGTCCCGAATGCTCTGGCAAATTTCAATCCCCAGTGAATCTGGAATCTAACAAACTTGTTGCTCTGGATGTGCCACCGAGTTTAATTTGGACCGGGTACTGGAACCTCCCACAGAATCTGACAATCACTGATAACGGACACTCAG TTGAATTAAGTGGCTCATGGGAAAAAGCGATGACGCCGTTCATAAGCGGAGGTCCTCTTACGGGAGATTATGCTTTTTCGCAGCTTCACTTTCATTGGGGCCCGAGAGACTCCGTTGGCAGTGAACACACAATCGACAATAAGAG ttttccaATGGAAATGCATATGGTTCACTACAAGAGAGATTACCAGACGTTCGCCGAGGCACTCAAACACGACGACGGTCTAGCAGTGGTTGCCTTTTTGTTCGAG ATGAGTGACATGCCAAACCTTGGCATAAATTTGCTCGAAAACAGTTTTTGCAAGCTTCATAAGAAACTAAACGTACGGATTCCAGTGATTCCCTACCCATTAGCAATGTTGCACCATACCTTTCAAGATGACTACGTCTTTTACATTGGCTCCCTCACAACTCCTCCATGTCGTGAAATCGTTACCTGGCTCGTATCATCCAGTCCACTTACTATATCGGAGAAACAG CTGGATTCATTCAGgaaaataagtaataaatgGCCAGAAAAAGAGAATTACAGACCACGGCAGCCTCTCAATGGCCGTAATCTTTATTACGCTACGcattaa
- the LOC124303878 gene encoding carbonic anhydrase 7-like isoform X2 encodes MIKLFGVFLAISLNTPSFLAAHVLSKRENFPRLPDSPELIDDPYSEAILWAEENDRAGDVLDHDQDYQDPETQQDDGLLETDQNQYPHEESEDQRDDEIRLVPAAKQTTHEVQETQYKEQRGKQENIGTHGNSEKKREGEFKDHGNKVYLFSSQGPQTRGNMGLFQREFSRLVPFGLQDPPSTRQDKPDVSTTNGNPSPTEAQQPAGDTGHFSYSHPEEWSRDSPECSGKFQSPVNLESNKLVALDVPPSLIWTGYWNLPQNLTITDNGHSVELSGSWEKAMTPFISGGPLTGDYAFSQLHFHWGPRDSVGSEHTIDNKSFPMEMHMVHYKRDYQTFAEALKHDDGLAVVAFLFEMSDMPNLGINLLENSFCKLHKKLNVRIPVIPYPLAMLHHTFQDDYVFYIGSLTTPPCREIVTWLVSSSPLTISEKQLDSFRKISNKWPEKENYRPRQPLNGRNLYYATH; translated from the exons ATGATCAAACTGTTCGGAGTTTTTTTAGCCATTAGTTTAAACACACCATCATTTCTTGCCGCTCATGTGCTTtcaaaacgtgaaaattttccgcGCCTTCCAG ACAGTCCGGAACTGATCGACGATCCCTATAGTGAAGCGATTTTGTGGGCAGAAGAAAATGACCGTGCGGGAGACGTCCTTGATCACGATCAAG ATTATCAAGACCCGGAAACGCAGCAAGATGATGGTCTACTCGAGACTGATCAGAACCAGTATCCGCATGAAGAATCCGAAGATCAGAGAGACGATGAAATACGGTTAGTTCCTGCAGCAAAACAGACCACACACGAAGTACAAGAAACACAATACAAAGAGCAGCGGGGAAAACAGGAAAACATTGGGACACATggaaattcggaaaaaaaacgagaggGTGAATTCAAGGATCATGGAAACAAAGTCTATTTGTTCAGTTCTCAGGGGCCACAGACACGCGGCAACATGGGACTATTTCAACGAGAATTTTCACGCTTGGTACCGTTTGGTCTGCAAGATCCACCATCAACGCGACAGGACAAACCCGATGTCAGTACGACAAATGGAAATCCTTCGCCGACTGAGGCACAGCAGCCTGCTGGTGATACCGGTCACTTCTCGTATAGTCATCCTGAGGAATGGTCTCGAGACAGTCCCGAATGCTCTGGCAAATTTCAATCCCCAGTGAATCTGGAATCTAACAAACTTGTTGCTCTGGATGTGCCACCGAGTTTAATTTGGACCGGGTACTGGAACCTCCCACAGAATCTGACAATCACTGATAACGGACACTCAG TTGAATTAAGTGGCTCATGGGAAAAAGCGATGACGCCGTTCATAAGCGGAGGTCCTCTTACGGGAGATTATGCTTTTTCGCAGCTTCACTTTCATTGGGGCCCGAGAGACTCCGTTGGCAGTGAACACACAATCGACAATAAGAG ttttccaATGGAAATGCATATGGTTCACTACAAGAGAGATTACCAGACGTTCGCCGAGGCACTCAAACACGACGACGGTCTAGCAGTGGTTGCCTTTTTGTTCGAG ATGAGTGACATGCCAAACCTTGGCATAAATTTGCTCGAAAACAGTTTTTGCAAGCTTCATAAGAAACTAAACGTACGGATTCCAGTGATTCCCTACCCATTAGCAATGTTGCACCATACCTTTCAAGATGACTACGTCTTTTACATTGGCTCCCTCACAACTCCTCCATGTCGTGAAATCGTTACCTGGCTCGTATCATCCAGTCCACTTACTATATCGGAGAAACAG CTGGATTCATTCAGgaaaataagtaataaatgGCCAGAAAAAGAGAATTACAGACCACGGCAGCCTCTCAATGGCCGTAATCTTTATTACGCTACGcattaa
- the LOC124303878 gene encoding carbonic anhydrase 7-like isoform X3 has translation MIKLFGVFLAISLNTPSFLAAHVLSKRENFPRLPDSPELIDDPYSEAILWAEENDRAGDVLDHDQGNADHSNSWTLAYLTTILKNPEDYQDPETQQDDGLLETDQNQYPHEESEDQRDDEIRSQGPQTRGNMGLFQREFSRLVPFGLQDPPSTRQDKPDVSTTNGNPSPTEAQQPAGDTGHFSYSHPEEWSRDSPECSGKFQSPVNLESNKLVALDVPPSLIWTGYWNLPQNLTITDNGHSVELSGSWEKAMTPFISGGPLTGDYAFSQLHFHWGPRDSVGSEHTIDNKSFPMEMHMVHYKRDYQTFAEALKHDDGLAVVAFLFEMSDMPNLGINLLENSFCKLHKKLNVRIPVIPYPLAMLHHTFQDDYVFYIGSLTTPPCREIVTWLVSSSPLTISEKQLDSFRKISNKWPEKENYRPRQPLNGRNLYYATH, from the exons ATGATCAAACTGTTCGGAGTTTTTTTAGCCATTAGTTTAAACACACCATCATTTCTTGCCGCTCATGTGCTTtcaaaacgtgaaaattttccgcGCCTTCCAG ACAGTCCGGAACTGATCGACGATCCCTATAGTGAAGCGATTTTGTGGGCAGAAGAAAATGACCGTGCGGGAGACGTCCTTGATCACGATCAAGGTAACGCTGACCATTCAAATTCATGGACTCTGGCATATTTAACgaccattttgaaaaatcccgAAGATTATCAAGACCCGGAAACGCAGCAAGATGATGGTCTACTCGAGACTGATCAGAACCAGTATCCGCATGAAGAATCCGAAGATCAGAGAGACGATGAAATACG TTCTCAGGGGCCACAGACACGCGGCAACATGGGACTATTTCAACGAGAATTTTCACGCTTGGTACCGTTTGGTCTGCAAGATCCACCATCAACGCGACAGGACAAACCCGATGTCAGTACGACAAATGGAAATCCTTCGCCGACTGAGGCACAGCAGCCTGCTGGTGATACCGGTCACTTCTCGTATAGTCATCCTGAGGAATGGTCTCGAGACAGTCCCGAATGCTCTGGCAAATTTCAATCCCCAGTGAATCTGGAATCTAACAAACTTGTTGCTCTGGATGTGCCACCGAGTTTAATTTGGACCGGGTACTGGAACCTCCCACAGAATCTGACAATCACTGATAACGGACACTCAG TTGAATTAAGTGGCTCATGGGAAAAAGCGATGACGCCGTTCATAAGCGGAGGTCCTCTTACGGGAGATTATGCTTTTTCGCAGCTTCACTTTCATTGGGGCCCGAGAGACTCCGTTGGCAGTGAACACACAATCGACAATAAGAG ttttccaATGGAAATGCATATGGTTCACTACAAGAGAGATTACCAGACGTTCGCCGAGGCACTCAAACACGACGACGGTCTAGCAGTGGTTGCCTTTTTGTTCGAG ATGAGTGACATGCCAAACCTTGGCATAAATTTGCTCGAAAACAGTTTTTGCAAGCTTCATAAGAAACTAAACGTACGGATTCCAGTGATTCCCTACCCATTAGCAATGTTGCACCATACCTTTCAAGATGACTACGTCTTTTACATTGGCTCCCTCACAACTCCTCCATGTCGTGAAATCGTTACCTGGCTCGTATCATCCAGTCCACTTACTATATCGGAGAAACAG CTGGATTCATTCAGgaaaataagtaataaatgGCCAGAAAAAGAGAATTACAGACCACGGCAGCCTCTCAATGGCCGTAATCTTTATTACGCTACGcattaa
- the LOC124303878 gene encoding carbonic anhydrase 7-like isoform X4 — MIKLFGVFLAISLNTPSFLAAHVLSKRENFPRLPDSPELIDDPYSEAILWAEENDRAGDVLDHDQDYQDPETQQDDGLLETDQNQYPHEESEDQRDDEIRSQGPQTRGNMGLFQREFSRLVPFGLQDPPSTRQDKPDVSTTNGNPSPTEAQQPAGDTGHFSYSHPEEWSRDSPECSGKFQSPVNLESNKLVALDVPPSLIWTGYWNLPQNLTITDNGHSVELSGSWEKAMTPFISGGPLTGDYAFSQLHFHWGPRDSVGSEHTIDNKSFPMEMHMVHYKRDYQTFAEALKHDDGLAVVAFLFEMSDMPNLGINLLENSFCKLHKKLNVRIPVIPYPLAMLHHTFQDDYVFYIGSLTTPPCREIVTWLVSSSPLTISEKQLDSFRKISNKWPEKENYRPRQPLNGRNLYYATH; from the exons ATGATCAAACTGTTCGGAGTTTTTTTAGCCATTAGTTTAAACACACCATCATTTCTTGCCGCTCATGTGCTTtcaaaacgtgaaaattttccgcGCCTTCCAG ACAGTCCGGAACTGATCGACGATCCCTATAGTGAAGCGATTTTGTGGGCAGAAGAAAATGACCGTGCGGGAGACGTCCTTGATCACGATCAAG ATTATCAAGACCCGGAAACGCAGCAAGATGATGGTCTACTCGAGACTGATCAGAACCAGTATCCGCATGAAGAATCCGAAGATCAGAGAGACGATGAAATACG TTCTCAGGGGCCACAGACACGCGGCAACATGGGACTATTTCAACGAGAATTTTCACGCTTGGTACCGTTTGGTCTGCAAGATCCACCATCAACGCGACAGGACAAACCCGATGTCAGTACGACAAATGGAAATCCTTCGCCGACTGAGGCACAGCAGCCTGCTGGTGATACCGGTCACTTCTCGTATAGTCATCCTGAGGAATGGTCTCGAGACAGTCCCGAATGCTCTGGCAAATTTCAATCCCCAGTGAATCTGGAATCTAACAAACTTGTTGCTCTGGATGTGCCACCGAGTTTAATTTGGACCGGGTACTGGAACCTCCCACAGAATCTGACAATCACTGATAACGGACACTCAG TTGAATTAAGTGGCTCATGGGAAAAAGCGATGACGCCGTTCATAAGCGGAGGTCCTCTTACGGGAGATTATGCTTTTTCGCAGCTTCACTTTCATTGGGGCCCGAGAGACTCCGTTGGCAGTGAACACACAATCGACAATAAGAG ttttccaATGGAAATGCATATGGTTCACTACAAGAGAGATTACCAGACGTTCGCCGAGGCACTCAAACACGACGACGGTCTAGCAGTGGTTGCCTTTTTGTTCGAG ATGAGTGACATGCCAAACCTTGGCATAAATTTGCTCGAAAACAGTTTTTGCAAGCTTCATAAGAAACTAAACGTACGGATTCCAGTGATTCCCTACCCATTAGCAATGTTGCACCATACCTTTCAAGATGACTACGTCTTTTACATTGGCTCCCTCACAACTCCTCCATGTCGTGAAATCGTTACCTGGCTCGTATCATCCAGTCCACTTACTATATCGGAGAAACAG CTGGATTCATTCAGgaaaataagtaataaatgGCCAGAAAAAGAGAATTACAGACCACGGCAGCCTCTCAATGGCCGTAATCTTTATTACGCTACGcattaa